In the Pyrolobus fumarii 1A genome, one interval contains:
- the kae1 gene encoding KEOPS complex N(6)-L-threonylcarbamoyladenine synthase Kae1, whose protein sequence is MTVTVHGNPRTLYPLLDWDREVYVLGIESTAHTFGVGIASTRPPYILANARRTYRPEKGGIHPRESASFMARVAPDVVREALEEAGVKPSQLDAIAVALGPGLGPCLRIGATIARGLAAYLGKPLIPVNHAVAHVEIGRLSGGLQDPLVVYVSGGNTTVLAYGKGRYRVFGETLDIALGNLLDTFAREVGIAPPYVVEGLHVVDRCASEADEPHPLPYVVKGQDVSFSGLLTAALRAVERGVPLPKVCLGLREVAYGAVVEVGERGLAHTGKKEVLLVGGVAASPILREKMKLMANLHNARFHAPPPPLAGDNGAMIAWTGLLAYMSGVTIPIKDSRVRQRWRVDEYVIPWNVQLDK, encoded by the coding sequence TTGACTGTCACGGTTCACGGTAACCCTAGGACGCTATACCCCCTACTAGACTGGGATCGCGAGGTATACGTGCTGGGTATAGAGTCCACAGCGCACACATTTGGCGTCGGCATAGCCTCTACGAGACCACCCTACATACTAGCCAACGCGAGGCGAACATACCGGCCAGAGAAGGGCGGTATCCACCCGCGCGAGTCAGCTAGCTTCATGGCGCGTGTGGCGCCGGACGTAGTGAGAGAGGCCCTCGAGGAGGCAGGTGTGAAACCATCGCAGCTTGACGCGATTGCTGTGGCTCTCGGCCCCGGCCTAGGCCCCTGCTTGAGGATAGGCGCGACCATCGCGAGGGGGCTAGCGGCGTACCTAGGCAAGCCGTTGATCCCCGTGAATCACGCTGTTGCACACGTGGAGATAGGTAGGTTGAGTGGCGGGCTCCAGGATCCACTCGTGGTGTACGTCTCGGGGGGCAACACGACCGTACTCGCGTACGGCAAGGGCAGATACCGTGTATTCGGCGAGACGCTTGACATCGCGCTGGGCAACTTGCTTGACACATTCGCGAGAGAGGTCGGCATAGCCCCACCCTACGTCGTCGAGGGGCTCCACGTGGTAGACCGTTGCGCCTCCGAGGCAGACGAGCCCCATCCACTCCCCTACGTCGTCAAGGGGCAGGACGTGAGCTTCTCGGGTCTACTCACCGCTGCCCTACGTGCAGTGGAGAGAGGCGTACCGCTACCCAAGGTCTGCCTAGGATTACGCGAAGTAGCATACGGAGCTGTAGTCGAGGTTGGCGAGAGAGGACTCGCGCACACCGGAAAGAAAGAAGTGCTGCTAGTCGGCGGTGTCGCGGCAAGCCCCATACTAAGAGAGAAGATGAAACTCATGGCAAACCTCCACAACGCTAGGTTCCACGCGCCCCCACCGCCACTCGCAGGAGACAACGGCGCAATGATAGCATGGACAGGCCTCCTGGCGTACATGAGCGGCGTAACCATCCCGATAAAGGATAGCAGAGTAAGACAAAGATGGAGAGTAGACGAGTACGTGATACCTTGGAATGTTCAGTTAGACAAGTAG